From the genome of Malus sylvestris chromosome 6, drMalSylv7.2, whole genome shotgun sequence, one region includes:
- the LOC126625948 gene encoding protein RGF1 INDUCIBLE TRANSCRIPTION FACTOR 1-like yields the protein MGAGGPDEDDNRWPPWLKPLLKENFFVQCKHHADSHKSECNMYCLDCMNGPLCSLCLSYHKDHRAIQIRRSSYHDVIRVNEIQKHLDISGVQTYIINSARVVFLNERPQPRPGKGVTNTCEVCERSLLDSFRFCSLGCKIVGTSSGNPQKKNKYSKAMGGSDSDDSYSSSSHGIARFKSSSHNKVQSFTPSTPPPTSTNYRTAKRRKGIPHRAPMGGLIIEY from the exons ATG GGTGCTGGAGGTCCTGACGAGGACGACAATAGGTGGCCGCCATGGCTGAAACCTCTGCTAAAAGAGAACTTCTTTGTTCAATGCAAGCACCACGCTGACTCTCACAAGTCTGAATGCAACATGTACTGCTTGGATTGCATGAACGGCCCTCTCTGCTCTCTCTGCCTCTCTTACCACAAGGACCACCGTGCTATTCAG ATAAGGAGGTCGTCTTACCATGATGTGATAAGGGTGAATGAGATTCAGAAGCATCTGGACATCAGTGGAGTCCAAACCTACATTATCAACAGTGCCCGAGTTGTGTTTCTGAACGAGAGGCCACAGCCTAGGCCTGGCAAAGGAGTCACAAATACCTGTGAAGTCTGTGAACGCAGCCTCCTCGATTCCTTCAGATTCTGCTCTCTTGGTTGCAAG ATTGTGGGGACATCATCCGGTAATCCCCAGAAGAAGAACAAGTACTCGAAGGCAATGGGGGGTTCCGATTCAGATGACTCGTACAGCAGCAGCAGCCACGGAATTGCAAGGTTCAAAAGCAGCAGCCACAACAAAGTCCAGAGCTTCACACCGTCAACGCCGCCCCCAACTTCCACTAATTACAGAACGGCCAAGAGACGGAAGGGCATTCCCCACAGAGCCCCAATGGGAGGGCTAATCATCGAATATTAA